The following proteins are co-located in the Paludibaculum fermentans genome:
- a CDS encoding MFS transporter has protein sequence MAESTQKLAVREKLGYACGDIATNFFFQSMILYQTRFYTDTVGISAVAVGSMFLVLRLADAIFDPIIGALSDRTQTRWGKFRPWILGTALPFGLIFWLVYVSPDFGPQGKLIYAYLTYSLVMILYSANNTPYAALMGVMTPDVSERNNVARYRFVGALIGQFLIQALPLPLVAKLGGGNPARGWALTMGIFGGLIVLLNLVTFATTRERVQPDPRQKSDLRSDLRNVFTCGPWIVMFVLTLLIFTMLVVRGSSSNYFFAYYLDQQQIRSFLSGFGLAGTAGPVTGWRTVLDSLGLLVNPDGSNASAVGLSLFFVAGSLVQIVGILFSKPLADRFGNKAVFIAGMFVTMVATLLVFFVGPMQIQLMFALSILWAIGWGPTVPLLWVMIADVADYSEWKTSRRATGFMFAGVLFALKAGLSLGGALSAWVIDAFGYVPNAVQTERALLGIRLGASVYPAIAMALGLVCLASYKIGKKMNIQIQEELTERRKKFASA, from the coding sequence ATGGCAGAGAGCACACAGAAGCTTGCGGTCCGCGAGAAGCTCGGATACGCCTGCGGCGATATCGCTACGAACTTCTTCTTCCAGTCGATGATCCTGTACCAGACCCGTTTTTATACGGACACGGTGGGGATATCGGCGGTCGCGGTGGGATCGATGTTCCTGGTGCTCCGGCTTGCGGATGCCATTTTCGATCCGATTATTGGCGCCCTCTCTGACCGCACTCAGACCCGCTGGGGTAAGTTCCGTCCCTGGATCCTGGGCACTGCCCTGCCCTTCGGCCTGATCTTCTGGCTGGTCTATGTTTCACCCGACTTCGGGCCGCAAGGGAAGCTGATCTACGCCTACCTTACCTATTCGCTGGTGATGATCCTTTACTCGGCGAACAACACGCCTTACGCCGCGCTGATGGGGGTGATGACTCCGGATGTGAGCGAGCGGAACAACGTCGCCCGCTATCGCTTCGTCGGCGCGCTGATTGGCCAGTTCCTGATCCAGGCGCTGCCTTTGCCCCTGGTGGCCAAGTTGGGTGGCGGGAATCCCGCGCGGGGCTGGGCCCTGACGATGGGGATTTTCGGCGGCCTCATCGTGCTGCTGAACCTGGTCACGTTCGCCACCACGCGTGAGCGTGTTCAGCCGGATCCGCGGCAGAAGTCGGATCTGCGCTCCGATCTGAGGAACGTGTTCACCTGTGGACCGTGGATCGTGATGTTCGTCCTGACACTGCTGATCTTCACGATGCTGGTGGTCAGGGGGAGTTCCTCGAACTACTTCTTCGCGTACTACCTCGACCAGCAGCAGATACGGTCCTTCCTCTCGGGCTTCGGCCTGGCCGGCACTGCCGGTCCGGTTACCGGTTGGCGCACGGTATTGGACTCACTGGGCCTGCTGGTGAACCCGGATGGCTCGAACGCCTCGGCGGTCGGGCTGAGCCTGTTCTTCGTGGCCGGGAGCCTGGTTCAGATCGTGGGGATCCTCTTCTCGAAGCCGCTGGCCGACCGTTTCGGCAACAAGGCGGTCTTCATCGCCGGCATGTTCGTGACGATGGTCGCCACGCTGCTGGTCTTCTTTGTCGGGCCGATGCAGATCCAGTTGATGTTCGCGCTGAGCATCCTGTGGGCGATCGGATGGGGTCCGACGGTCCCGCTGCTTTGGGTGATGATCGCCGATGTGGCGGACTACTCGGAATGGAAGACGTCGCGGCGGGCAACCGGATTCATGTTTGCCGGGGTCCTGTTCGCGCTGAAGGCCGGGCTCAGCCTGGGCGGGGCTTTGAGTGCCTGGGTGATCGACGCGTTCGGGTATGTCCCGAATGCGGTGCAAACGGAACGGGCGCTGCTGGGGATCCGCCTGGGCGCGAGCGTGTATCCAGCAATTGCGATGGCTCTTGGGCTGGTCTGCCTCGCCAGTTACAAGATCGGGAAGAAGATGAATATCCAGATCCAGGAAGAACTCACTGAGCGGCGGAAGAAGTTCGCCTCCGCTTAG
- a CDS encoding acetylxylan esterase: protein MTRTRVRFALALLVAGAFAFGQPAAIQQQLTFTPYHANGIYEVNEVVGWTVTPGPVAPTYAYKWTVRRNNAVVLKEGKLDLSSGKDKIEVTSDEPAMIYVAIEPYAELALAGAEKAVPATFVGGNTGRNNGLYAVGAAVSPTKIGLSTAAPGDFGSFWEAKLAAQAKIAINPQLTPVQTEVPGVEMSMFVLDALGSKAHGYVAKPAKEGKFPALIQLQYAGVYALNARAVAQRAASGWLMLNVDSHDKLPSDPSGNIPRNYQAIGNTDPEQSYFLNMYLRDSRVLDYLLTRPDWDGKTIVLTGGSMGGQQTLVLAGLRPEKITAALVCVPAGADTNGALHGRKPGYPNWPSDNPEVMKTALYFDPVNFAPRIQAVVMAGIGFIDTISPPAGIWTVLNQIPGPKEPLPLLESEHDNLTPQKGRACPERTRELLDLMVSGGVFKPNGIRP, encoded by the coding sequence ATGACTCGAACACGTGTACGATTCGCACTTGCGCTGCTGGTGGCCGGAGCCTTCGCTTTCGGGCAACCCGCCGCGATCCAGCAGCAACTCACCTTCACGCCTTATCACGCGAACGGCATCTACGAGGTGAACGAGGTGGTGGGCTGGACCGTCACTCCGGGACCGGTCGCGCCAACCTATGCCTACAAGTGGACCGTCCGCCGGAACAATGCGGTGGTTCTCAAGGAGGGCAAGCTGGACCTTTCCTCGGGTAAGGACAAGATCGAAGTCACGTCGGATGAACCGGCGATGATCTATGTCGCGATCGAGCCGTATGCGGAGTTGGCCCTCGCCGGTGCGGAGAAAGCTGTTCCTGCCACATTCGTTGGCGGCAATACCGGCCGCAACAACGGGCTTTACGCTGTCGGCGCCGCGGTCTCTCCGACGAAGATCGGGCTGTCCACAGCGGCTCCCGGAGACTTCGGTTCCTTCTGGGAGGCCAAGCTGGCGGCGCAAGCCAAAATCGCGATCAATCCGCAGTTGACTCCTGTACAGACGGAGGTACCGGGCGTCGAGATGAGCATGTTTGTGCTGGATGCCCTGGGATCCAAGGCGCATGGGTACGTGGCGAAACCGGCGAAGGAGGGCAAGTTCCCGGCGTTGATCCAACTGCAGTATGCAGGCGTCTACGCGCTGAATGCACGCGCGGTGGCTCAGCGGGCGGCGAGCGGCTGGCTGATGCTAAATGTCGATTCGCACGACAAGCTGCCTTCGGACCCGTCCGGCAACATCCCGAGGAACTACCAGGCGATCGGCAACACCGACCCGGAGCAGTCCTATTTCCTCAACATGTACCTACGGGATTCGCGAGTGTTGGATTACCTGCTGACCCGCCCTGACTGGGATGGCAAGACGATTGTCCTGACGGGTGGCAGCATGGGCGGCCAGCAGACGCTCGTGCTGGCGGGCTTGCGGCCGGAGAAGATCACCGCCGCCCTGGTGTGTGTACCGGCCGGCGCGGATACGAATGGAGCTTTGCACGGCCGCAAACCCGGCTATCCCAACTGGCCATCCGACAATCCCGAAGTCATGAAGACCGCGCTGTATTTCGATCCCGTCAACTTTGCACCGCGCATCCAGGCGGTGGTGATGGCGGGCATCGGCTTCATCGACACGATCTCGCCGCCAGCGGGCATCTGGACGGTGTTGAACCAGATACCCGGGCCCAAGGAACCGCTGCCGCTGCTCGAATCGGAGCATGACAACCTGACGCCGCAGAAGGGGCGGGCCTGCCCCGAACGAACCCGGGAGCTGCTCGATCTGATGGTGAGCGGAGGCGTGTTCAAGCCGAACGGAATCAGGCCGTAG
- a CDS encoding RidA family protein, whose translation MQKQIDQEGRHPSSGNAEDRLAAAGIDLPSAPTPFGAYVPAVRTGNLLFLSGMLPTVGHEAKFRGRVGRELTAEQGASAAYAAALNVLAVARQALGSLDRVTRVVRLGVYIAADGEPVDQPKIADAASELLRDIFGQDKVSVRLVFGVASLPLGVPVELEAIFEIAG comes from the coding sequence ATGCAGAAGCAAATCGATCAGGAAGGGCGCCATCCCTCGTCAGGGAACGCTGAAGACAGACTCGCGGCGGCTGGCATTGATCTGCCGTCCGCTCCGACTCCGTTTGGCGCCTACGTGCCCGCGGTTCGAACAGGCAATCTCCTGTTCCTCAGCGGCATGCTCCCCACGGTGGGCCACGAAGCGAAGTTCCGCGGCCGCGTCGGAAGGGAGTTGACCGCGGAACAAGGCGCAAGCGCTGCCTACGCCGCGGCTCTCAACGTACTCGCCGTCGCCAGGCAGGCGCTTGGGTCACTCGACCGCGTCACCCGCGTTGTCCGGCTCGGAGTGTACATCGCCGCCGATGGCGAACCAGTCGACCAACCCAAAATCGCCGATGCCGCCTCGGAACTCCTTCGCGACATCTTCGGACAGGACAAGGTCTCCGTACGCCTCGTGTTTGGAGTGGCAAGCCTGCCGCTGGGAGTGCCGGTCGAGCTCGAGGCAATCTTCGAAATCGCTGGCTGA
- a CDS encoding organic hydroperoxide resistance protein: MTQLEKVLYTAKVHTTGGRDHGVSRSDDGRLDVRLSTPGVLGTGTNPEQLFAAGWAACFEGAIGIAATKRRVTLPADMAIDSEVDLCLRDGAYSLRARLNVSLPGLDREVAQALVDSADQTCPYSKAIRGNVDVAIHLV, translated from the coding sequence ATGACTCAACTCGAGAAGGTCCTCTACACGGCCAAGGTCCACACCACGGGTGGACGCGATCACGGCGTCTCGCGCAGCGATGATGGCCGCCTGGATGTCAGGCTCTCCACGCCGGGAGTCCTCGGCACGGGCACAAATCCGGAACAGCTCTTCGCCGCCGGCTGGGCGGCCTGCTTCGAGGGCGCGATTGGGATCGCGGCCACCAAGCGGCGAGTCACTCTGCCAGCCGACATGGCCATCGACAGCGAAGTAGACCTCTGCCTCCGTGATGGCGCCTATTCTCTTCGCGCACGCCTGAACGTGAGCCTGCCGGGCTTGGACCGTGAAGTCGCCCAGGCCTTGGTCGACTCCGCTGACCAGACGTGCCCCTATTCCAAGGCCATCCGCGGCAATGTCGATGTCGCCATTCACCTGGTTTAG